The DNA sequence CGCTGGGTCGGACCGTCGGGACGGCGCTCAACGCCCGCGAGAGCCGCGAAGTCCTCACGGCCGACAACGTCGTCGAACTCGAGTTCGACGTGGCCGACCCCACGCTGTTCTTCGTCGAACTCTCCGCGGAGTGCGAGTGCCGACTCGAATATCGGGGGTCGGTGAACTCGGACGGTGCGGGACTCTCGATGTTCTTCACGACGGACGCCGCACCGACGACGATTCTCGACGTCGCCGAGAGCATCTCGGAAATCGAAGACGCCGCGGTAGTCAGCGGCGACGACGAGTCGAACCTCTTTGAGTTCCGAATCGGCGGAGACTCGGTCGTCGCCGAACTGGCCGAACGAGGGGTCAAAACGCGTTCTATCGTGGCCGAGAACGGGACCGCCCGACTCACGCTCGAACTCGCGCCCAGTATCGACTCGCGAGCGGTCACCGACACGTTCCGCGACCGCGTTACGGGGAGTGAACTCGTCGCCTTCCGAGAACGAGAACGCCCGGCCAACACGAAGCGGGAGTTCGTCGGCGGTCTGGAAGAACGCCTGACCGACCGTCAGATTACGGCCTTACAGAAGGCCTACCTCGGCGGCTACTACGACCCGAACCGCTCGACGACGGGAGACGAACTGGCCGAGTCGATGGGCGTCTCGCGCGCCACGTTTCACCAGCACCTTCGGGCGGCCGAGCGGAAGCTAATTGGCGAGTTCTTCGGTGACGCCTGACTAGTAAGGTATTTTCTTTTTTAGCCTCACTCTCGTCAGTTAGGACTAACACCGAACCCCGGTCCAGCGGTGGACTCGCGGCGACACGGGGTTCCCAAGACCAACCATGCCGACATGTAATCACTGCGGGAGCTACGTTTCGAACGCGTTCGTGCGCGTCTTCGCCGACGAGAACGGACAGATACGGGCCTGCCCCGAGTGTTCGGCGAACGCGGGAATCGCCGAAGTGACGCTGAGTAGGGCCGAGTCCTGATTCTCACGTCGTCCACTCGGCCGCGGACAGGCCGGTCACTGTCGTTCGACGCCGGTCTTAGTGTTACGATTAGTCGAAGCCGGAGGCTACACGAATGGTAACTGACGAACAGCTCCAGACGAGTCGCGCGATACAACGACGGACCGGACGGACGTTCCACGTGGCGACGAAGTTCCTCCCCGAACGAGCGCGCTTTCCGACGTACGTGCTCTACGCGTTCTTTCGGATGGCCGACGACGTCGTGGACGACCCCGACCCGGGACCCCCGGCGGAACTCCGGGCCGAACTCGCCCGGATGCGCGCGACGGCCACGGGCGAGCGACCGACCGACGACCCCGTACTCTCGGCGTTCAGCGAGATGCGCGAGCGGCACGGCATCGCGGACGAGGAAATCGAGGTGTTCATCGACGCCATGGAGGCCGACGTGGAACCGGAGGTGTACGACACCTACGACGACCTGACCGACTACCTCCGGGGGTCGTCGGTCGCCGTCGCCTACATGATGCTCGCCGTGATGGGGCCGGAGGACGAGGAGACGGCCCGCCCTCACGCGGAGGCACTCGCCGAAGCGTTCCAGTTGACGAACTTCATCCGTGACGTTCGGGAGGACGTCACCGACTACGGCCGGATATACCTGCCGCGCGCGACCCTCCGAAAGTTCGGGGTCTCGACCGACGATATCGCCGACCTGCGCCACTCCGAGGGCGTCGCCGCGGCGGTTCGCAGCGAACTCCGCCGGACCGAAGAGCGCTACCGCGAGGGCGTCGCGGGCATCGCGGACCTGCCCGAAGACTGCCAGTTTCCGGTGTTGCTCTCGGCGGTTCTGTACGCCGAGTATCACCGACACGTCCGCGAGCGTGATTTCGACGTCCTCTCCGGGACGCCGAGTCTCGGTCTCAGCGACTACTTCCGTCTCGTCGCACGGACGTGGTGGTACTGGCGACGCGAGAACGACCCCGAGGCGGCCTTCTACCGGGCGAGCGCCATCTCGGCGGAAGCCGAGAGCGACCCGGACGTCGAGACCGAATCACCTGCTGCCTCGGCGCAGACCGAGACGACAGGCTACCGGGACGTACGTTCAATACGGAGGCCGTTCGAACGAGTCGTGAACCGCCTCCGAAAGTGCTGGCCCGTCGGACCGTCCGAGTAACTGGGGATGGTCCGTCGGTCAGGGTAGAAGAAAACTAGAGTTAGTCGATGTGGCCTTCAGCGCGGAGCTGGTCGGCGTCCTGCTGGGTGTAGC is a window from the Halorussus sp. MSC15.2 genome containing:
- a CDS encoding phytoene/squalene synthase family protein produces the protein MVTDEQLQTSRAIQRRTGRTFHVATKFLPERARFPTYVLYAFFRMADDVVDDPDPGPPAELRAELARMRATATGERPTDDPVLSAFSEMRERHGIADEEIEVFIDAMEADVEPEVYDTYDDLTDYLRGSSVAVAYMMLAVMGPEDEETARPHAEALAEAFQLTNFIRDVREDVTDYGRIYLPRATLRKFGVSTDDIADLRHSEGVAAAVRSELRRTEERYREGVAGIADLPEDCQFPVLLSAVLYAEYHRHVRERDFDVLSGTPSLGLSDYFRLVARTWWYWRRENDPEAAFYRASAISAEAESDPDVETESPAASAQTETTGYRDVRSIRRPFERVVNRLRKCWPVGPSE